The nucleotide sequence TGCCCCCCTATGGCCGTTGGTCGATGATGCCCGACCAATACGGCACCCGCGACGGCATGGTCAGCCTCAGTTTCAATTTCTTCGGAGAAAGCGCGTTCCATAAGGAGGACTACGTTCCGTCCCGGGGCTACTTCGCCGACGGCGCGGGTTCGCGCGACACCTGGGTGTTCAAACGCATGTACCAGGACGCGGTCATCGCCTTGCGCGTCCTTCAATCGCAGTCCGAGGCCGATGAAGACCGCTTGGGCGCCATGGGCCTGAGCCAGGGAGGAGGGATCGCGCTTTGGCTCGGAGCCTGGTGCCGACAGGTCAAGACGGTCGTGGGTGATTTTCCGTTCCTCTCGGCGATGCGTTGGGTGCTCTCTCAGAGGGTCCATCGCTACCCGCTCAAGGAACTCGTGGAGTTTACGGACACGCTTCCCTTGGGCCGAGAGCAGATCGGCCACGTCCTCAGCTACTTCGATACCGTCAACCATGCCACGCGCTGTCGCGTCCCGACGCTGGTCACCCTCGGAACGAAGGACCCTGCCGTCCGGTCCGAACAGGTCCGCGCGGTCTTTGACGCCTTACCCGGCCCGAAGGAACTCGCCGAGATCGATTACGGCCATGACTGGCACCCGAGCATGGTCGGACGCAATCGGGACTGGCTTTTGAAGCACCTCGGCTAGGAAGCTTGTTTCCGACTTTTCCTCTTGTCCGGCTTGGGCTTCAGAGGGATCGTGCCTTTCGGCAACATCGGATGGGTCAGTTCGGGGGTGAACGTGGGCTCTTCCGTCGCCGGATAGACGTCGCGATGGCCGGGACGAAGGCCGCCGGAACGGTCCGGGATCGGCCAGGATTTGGGATCCTGACCGTCACGCTCCTGGTTCATACGGTCCCGCCCTGGGCCGAGAACAGAAAAACCGTCCGAGCCCCTGTCGGCCGCACCTCGTCCTGGGACGGGGACGACATGTCGTCGATCAACGCCCGAAGGTGCTTCACCTGGTCTTGCACCTCGGCCAAACGGACTCTGACTGCGCGCCGGACGTTCTCGTCTTGCGACGAGAAGAGAAGCTTCAGGACAGAGTGTCCTAGCCGAAGCTGGGCGTCCAGCGCGTCACGTAGGTTCTCGACATAAAGCTGTTTCACCTTGTCCACAGTCATGGTGGTCCTTCCGCAACGATTCAACGATACGCGGCGGAAGGGCGGGCGAAGAGAGCGGTCCGAGACGATAAGAACGCCGCTAAAAGCCGCGGAGGCCGGACTGGGCGATCTCGATCGCCCGTAACGAAGCTTGTGCCTTGCGGACACATTCGCGCCACTCCGAACCCGGATCGGAATCGAACACGATCCCTGCGCCCGCCTGTACGTACGCGGTGCCGTCCTTGATCAAGACCGTACGGATGGCGATCGCAAGGTCGACGTCCCCATTGACGCTGAAGTAGCCGACCGCACCGGCGTACAGACCGCGGCGCGTCGGTTCGAGTTCGTCGATGATCTGCATCGCCCGGACCTTTTGCGCCCCGCTCACCGTTCCGGCCGGAAAGGTCGCCCGCACCAGGTCGACCCCGTCGAGCCCTTCGGCGAGGCGTCCTTCGACCGAACTCACGATGTGCATCACGTGGCTGTACCGTTCGACGACCATCAAATCGCGCACGTGGACCGATCCCGTCTCGCTGACCCTTCCGAGGTCGTTGCGGCCCAGGTCGACGAGCATGATGTGCTCCGCACGCTCTTTCTCGTCGGCCAAAAGCTCGGAGGCGAGGGCATCGTCCTCGACCTGCGTCGCGCCCCTGGCCCTCGTGCCCGCGATCGGCCGGACGCGGGCCTCGCGCCCGACGAGGCTGACCAGCAGTTCGGGGGAAGCGCCGACGACGTCGAAGTCCCCGAACCGTAACAGATACATGTAAGGCGAAGGGTTGACCGACCGCAACGCCCGGTACACGTTGACCGCATGGGCGTCGACCTTTGTCGCGAAGCGGACGGACGGGACGACCTGGATACAGTCCCCCGCCGCGACGTACCCGATGATTTTCGAAACGGCCGCTTCGTAGTCGCCTTGAGTCCGGTTCGCCAGCACCGGACCGGGACCCGAAGCGCCCTTCGGGAGGTCGGGCAAGGGCCCTGAAAGGCGATCGACGATCCGCTCGATCTCCGTCTCGGCTTGGGACCGGCCTTGTGCCGTCCCGTCGCAGAGCGAGACCACGACGATCCGGTTCTTCACGTGGTCGAAGGCGACGACCGTCTCGACGACCATGAACGCCACGTCGTCTAGCCCTAAATCGTCGGCCGGAGGCTCTGGCAGACGTTCGAGCGACCGGACGAAGTCATAAGCGATCATGCCGACAGCGCCACCGACGAACTTGGGGAGGCCCTCCCATGATTCGGGATCGAGCCGGGGGAGGTTGCGGACTTCGGCGAGCCGCTCCGCCCCTCCACGGATCATCGCTTTCGGCCGGACGCCGATGAAGCTGTACCGGGCGAGCTGCTCGCCTCCGGTGACGCTTTCCAGGAGGAAACTGACGGGCTCGTCGTGGGCGAGCTTCCAATAGGCGGACAGCGGCGTGTCGAAGTCCGCCAATACTTCGCGCCACACGGGAACGGCTGCGTTCGGGCGGGGCGCTTCTTCGGGCATGGGTGACCGAGTTTAGCCGAGGCGCCCGGTCACGGGAAGGCGCTTGAAGGATGGGAGAATAGGAGGGTGGGAGGATTGAAAGCGCGGTGGGCCGGCATCCAGGACCAAGTGGCCTCGGCGTGCGCCTCGGTCGGACGCGATCCGGCAGACGTCACGGTCATCGCCGTGAGCAAGACCGTGCCCCTGGCGCTCGTCGAAGAAGCCTATGGGCTTGGCGTCAGAGAATTCGGCGAAAGCCGCCTCCAAGAAGCCGGCCCCAAAATCTTAGCGATGCCGGATGACTCGGTCTGGCACTTTGTCGGAAAACTTCAATCGAACAAAGCCAAAAAGGCCGCAGGACTTTTCGACGTGGTCCACACGGTGGAAAGCGAGAAACAGGTCCAAGAGCTGGAAAAAGCCGGTCGAAAGGTCCATGCCTTGATCGAAGTCAACG is from Armatimonadota bacterium and encodes:
- a CDS encoding acetylxylan esterase, producing the protein MTAEPDLFGPYLPEDFDAFWDDVTAEAVSAPMDYKRSGTNDYLKSGFRVESLTFRGIDGGTRHGWIAFPVDALRLPGFLWVPPYGRWSMMPDQYGTRDGMVSLSFNFFGESAFHKEDYVPSRGYFADGAGSRDTWVFKRMYQDAVIALRVLQSQSEADEDRLGAMGLSQGGGIALWLGAWCRQVKTVVGDFPFLSAMRWVLSQRVHRYPLKELVEFTDTLPLGREQIGHVLSYFDTVNHATRCRVPTLVTLGTKDPAVRSEQVRAVFDALPGPKELAEIDYGHDWHPSMVGRNRDWLLKHLG
- a CDS encoding YggS family pyridoxal phosphate-dependent enzyme — translated: MGGLKARWAGIQDQVASACASVGRDPADVTVIAVSKTVPLALVEEAYGLGVREFGESRLQEAGPKILAMPDDSVWHFVGKLQSNKAKKAAGLFDVVHTVESEKQVQELEKAGRKVHALIEVNVAREPQKAGVFPEDIDSMVRCLSSCGNVRYRGLMTIGPVVPDPGLSRPVFRTLAELGKRHGAEWLSMGMSADFDVAIQEGATHVRIGTALFGGRT
- the trpE gene encoding anthranilate synthase component I — encoded protein: MPEEAPRPNAAVPVWREVLADFDTPLSAYWKLAHDEPVSFLLESVTGGEQLARYSFIGVRPKAMIRGGAERLAEVRNLPRLDPESWEGLPKFVGGAVGMIAYDFVRSLERLPEPPADDLGLDDVAFMVVETVVAFDHVKNRIVVVSLCDGTAQGRSQAETEIERIVDRLSGPLPDLPKGASGPGPVLANRTQGDYEAAVSKIIGYVAAGDCIQVVPSVRFATKVDAHAVNVYRALRSVNPSPYMYLLRFGDFDVVGASPELLVSLVGREARVRPIAGTRARGATQVEDDALASELLADEKERAEHIMLVDLGRNDLGRVSETGSVHVRDLMVVERYSHVMHIVSSVEGRLAEGLDGVDLVRATFPAGTVSGAQKVRAMQIIDELEPTRRGLYAGAVGYFSVNGDVDLAIAIRTVLIKDGTAYVQAGAGIVFDSDPGSEWRECVRKAQASLRAIEIAQSGLRGF